AGAAATTAATTGGGTTTTCCAAATCGTATACGACTTCCTTGCCGGTCTTTGGATTGACAGATCTGACACCTCTTCTGAAGAAGATCATAGCACCACGAGGACCTCTCAAAGATTTGTGAGTGGTGGTAGTAACGATGTCAGCGTATTCGAAAGGAGATGGAATGACACCTGCAGCGATCAAACCAGAGATGTGAGCCATGTCGACCATCAAGTAGGCACCACACTTATCAGCAATTTCTCTCATTCTCTTGTAGTCAATCAAACGACAGTAAGCAGAAGTACCAGCGACAAGGACCTTTGGTCTATATAGAATGGCgttcttttccaaagtgTCGTAGTCAATAATACCAGTTTCTGGGTTAACCCTGTATGGGAAGGACTCAAAGTATGTAGAAACGGCAGAGATCTTTCTGTTTTCAGTAGCGTAACCGTGAGACAAATGACCACCATCTGGCAAGTACAAACCCATCAATCTTTCATGGGGCTTCATGATGGCTTGGTACACTTGCAGATTGGCTGGAGAACCAGACAAAGTTTGGACGTTAACACCCCATTTGTCAGGAGTGACGTGGAAGGCATTCAAAGCTCTTTGCTGACATAGAATTTCCATTCTGTCGATGTGTTCGTTACCACCGTAGTAACGAGCACCTGGATAACCTTCAGAGTACTTGTTGGACAATGGAGTTCCAAGGGCGTCGAAAACAGAGGTCGACGTGAAGTTTTCAGAGGCAATCAAATCAATAGAGTGCTTTTGTCTTTCAACTTCATCCTTGATGATAGAGTCGACTTCTGGGTCAGTATCGATCAAGTGAGAGGTGATCAACTTGTGATGAGCATCGGATAGAGTGTAAGGCATGGTAACGGTGTTTAGTATTATAGTTGGGCTATGGTCAACTCAGTTTCGCAGGAATTATTATCAAGAATGAAAGGTGACTAAACGTGGAATAAAAGAGACAAGTTCCgcattatatataaaattaAGGTGAGAAGACTCACAGTTCGGGTATAAGATGAttatgaatttgaaaaatatagagTAAAAAAGAGACACGAGCGAGAAACGAAAACTGAAAGAGATAGAGTCAGAACACCTGTAGTCAGAAGTAACCTGTAAGGGTTATTTTCCATCAAGAGTCATATTTCGTGTCAAAAGTGTGAAAAATTCCACAacgtactttttttttcactttgaaaaatcggTGCGTGGTCTCTTTAGAGAAGAAGTTGATGAAGCTGGTGACTCCGGCTGCTGAGATCCGGTTGACTCGACCGACTCTGTCTCCTGCGGTGGCTTCAAGTAGTTATCCATATACCATTGCAACTGAGCTATGCTCTCTTTAATGTCACTGTAAGCCGTGTGGGCAGCTTCCTTCTTTGGGTTACGTGCTTGCAAAGCTGGGTTGTGTCTGCGGGCAACTTCCATGATACTACTGACATCGACGATTCTGTAAAAGAGGTGGTCAATGACCTTGGGAAACTCGCGGACCATAAACAAACGGTCCATGTGCACGCTGTTGCCAGCGAGGACACCAACGTTTTTATCCGGGATGTAGCGCTGAATATACTCGAGCAGCTCTGCTTCCACTTGGGCCAAAGTCTTGTCGGTCGCCAAAACTTTTGCTGTGAGCCCGCTTTCGCCGTGGTGCTCGATACACCACTGGTTCATTTTATTCATCACCTCGGGACCACAGTGGATAACACTTTCGTAGTGCGACTGCCCTTGACCATCGGGCGCTCTGACGGGCGTCAGGTGTCCATCGGTGATGATACAGCAGATCTCGATGATCCGGTCGTTCATGTGATCTAGACCGGTCATCTCGCAGTCGATCCAGACCAAGGGCTTGAACAGCTTGGTGTTGAGTTCGGGTGTTTTTGCCATCAATTGCAGATTTTGGACAGTTCGAGGCCGTAAGTACTGTGAAACAGATCTTCTGTAGAGCGATAAGAAGCTAGAGCGGGTGTGTAGTACGCGTCTTATCGGAAACAACAACCAATTCATCTTGATCTCTTCTGTTTATATCTAAAAGTaccttttcatttttcccattttcctttgcagattgaaaagttcacacttttttttgttcatcaCTTAAGGGCCCAGTTTCGAGGGGCGCAGAGTGACACTTAAAGAAGCTGTGAGTACGCGCAAAGCTTGAATTACAAACGAGATCCTTCTTCGCTGGCTGCCGTTGGATTAGGAGAGTATGAAGTTGCCCCAGATGACTACAATTTTTGTATAGAACTACGTCTTCTTGGTATTCTATCACGCCGCACGAGGTGactatttcttcaaaattcgcaccaagaaaaagaaaggaaaaaatgaagaaaatgaaaaattttcaatggaTTTCTCGAAAGCCTGACAGTTGATCAAATGGTCGTAAAGAACAGGGCAGAGTAGAATAGCGCAGATCAATAAACCGAGCCAGCATGCCTACCATCTCTGTGAACAAGCAGCAATTATTTGAGCTATTGGGCAAGAACTACACCTCCCAGGAATTCGACGAATTATGTTTTGAATTCGGTATGGAAATGGACGAGGACACCACGGAAGAGGCCTTGAAAACCGGGGAAGAACCCGAATTGAAGCTTGACATAAGTGCCAACCGTTACGACTTGCTTTGCATTGAAGGCATTTCCCAGTCGCTGAACGAATACCTGGAACGTGAGGAAAGACCCGACTATAAATTAAGTAAGCCAACCACCCAATTGATCATTGACAAATCCACAGAGCAAGTTAGACCCTTTGCCACTGCTGCCGTGTTGAGAAATATCAAGctcaatgaaaaatcataTGCCTCTTTTATTGCCCTGCAAGATAAACTACATGCTAATCTTTGTAGAAACAGAAGTTTGGTTGCCATGGGCACCCATGACCTGGACTCGATTGAAGGTCCATTCCATTACAGAGCTTTACCACCAAAGGACATCAAATTTGTGCCCTTGAACCAAAGTCAAGAATTTACCGGTGACCAGTTGATTGAGTTCTACAAATCTCCAGAACAAAAGAACAACATCGGGAAATACGTCCacattattgaaaattctCCAGTCTTTCCAGTCATTATGGACAGCAAAGACCGTATTTGTTCTTTGCCACCATTAATCAACAGTGAACATTCAAAGATCTCCGTGGATACGCGTAACATTTTGATTGATATTACCGCCACCGACAAGACCAAAGCTGAAATTGTTCTGAATATATTAACCACAATGTTTTCACGTTATTGTGATGAATCATTTACAGTGGAACCTATAGAAATTGTTTCTGAACACAATGGTCAGTCCCGTGTGGCACCAAACTTCAACGATAGAATCATGGATGTCTCCATCAAGTATATTAACTCCTGTCTCGGCTTGGAACAATCCGCTGACGAAATTATTCATTgcttaaagaaaatgtcaCTGCACGCGGTTCAATCTAAGGGAGACAAGGATACCTTGCACGTTGATATTCCAGTGACCAGACCAGATATTCTGCATGCTTGCGATATAATGGAGGATGCTGCTGTCGGTTATGGCTTCAACAATTTACCAAAGGGTGATAAACTATCTAACGCCAACTTCATTGCCAAGCCATTGCCCATCAACAAAGTTTCTGATATCTTCAGAATTGCATCATCTCAAGCAACATGGGTAGAAGTCCTGCCATTGACCCTATGTTCACACGACGAAAACTTTAAATACTTAAGGCAACCCGACAACAACGATTTAGCCGTCAAATTGGCCAACCCAAAGACCTTGGAATACCAAGTTGTCAGAACCACTCTATTGCCAGGTATCTTGAAGACTGTCAAGGAAAACAGAAAGCATTCTTTACCGATCAAAGTCTTTGAAACTGGCGATGTtgtcttcaaaaatgaaaaactagaAAGGAAAGCCTACAACGAACGTCACTGGGCCGCCATTTACGTGGGTAAGAACTCCGGGTTTGAAATCATCCAAGGTTTACTAGGCAAAATTATGCAAACTTTCAGAACAGAATGGATTGCCGACTACGGTGCTGATGCTTCCGGTAGAGGCTACTGGATCGAAGAAGACGACTCTGTCAAGACCTATTTCCCAGGAAGGGGAGCCAAGGTTATGTTCAGATCTAAAGAAGGCGCCAAGCCAAAGCAAATCGGTCACTTGGGTGTCTTGCATCCTGAAGTCATGATGAATTTCGACGTTCCATTCGCTGCATCCTTTGTAGAGATTAATGCCGAAGTCTTCCTATAATGTTATgttccaaaaaatattttctgattttataaaactatatatataaaacacacttgaaaaaaaaataacatttTCTGCGTGATACGATACCATCGCCATTACTGACTTCTTAATTATATCCTACATTTATTTAAAGACAAGTATTCTTAACACCAGTACATTTACAGTACATCCATACATTATGTATCTGCCTCAccttttttctgaaaactTTCTCTAGTAATCCATTTCTCGCGACGCATAATGCCGAAAATTTCCCGAAAGTTTCAAGCTACCATTTAGCTGCAAGATGTATATTAGTGTTAGAGATCATAGAACCTTCATTTTCGTTGCATATGTCAAATTGAAAGCTACCAAAACAACAGATTAAGAAACAATGGCCCCAAACGTATGATATATTAAATGGAAACCATACCCGATTACGAAGTCTCCGTTTTGCTGTTACTCTAACGATCGATTGGACACGaatagaaaaagtaaaaataaaaatggaaaaccatatgaaaataaacgaaaagaaaaaaaaatgcacGAAGCGTCTATGTGTTTAGTTgcttttctgttttttaaaaattcaCTGACTTGAACATTGAACTCAGTCTCCACCCCACCACTTCCTTTATTGTCCGTTTccaaatgtttttttgtttgaagtTCTCATGTGATTGTTAATAGCAGTAGGCAACTTAGTGGTTTCGGGATTGCAAAAGATCATCGAACGTTCGTTTTACTAACAGTAatcccttttttttgaaaatttttgttaattttcaaatctttatttGATTTGTTTAGACTTCCAGAAAGCAAAAGATTGCCAAGACCTTTACCGTCGACGTCTCTTCTCCAACTGAAAACGGTGTCTTTGACCCGGCTTCCTACGCTAAGTACTTGATCGACCATATCAAGGTCGAAGGTGCTGTCGGCAACTTGGGTAACGCTGTCACCGTCACTGAAGATGGTACCGTTGTTACTGTTGTTTCCACTGCTAAGTTCTCCGGTAAGTACTTGAAGTACCTAACCAAGAAGtacttgaagaagaaccaaTTGAGAGACTGGATCAGATTCGTCTCTATCAAGACCAACGAATACAGATTGGCCTTCTACCAAGTCACTCcagaagaggaagacgaagaagaagacgaagaataAATTCATTAATATCATTTTAAATAGAgcataatttttctttttgtatAATTAAAATTTCCAAACCTAATAAATATATTTAGTGAATCTGATTCATCAtgatccaaaaaaaaaggaaaaggagcTTACCATATTTTTCTCATGTTAGAAGACATCTCATCTCAAGATCTTTTTTCACGTTTTGGGAACATTATTTGTAaattgtttttccttttttttcttctttaaaCTCGAACACATAGAATATCTTGGGCAAAAACGTTCATATCCATAACTCATCAATAGACTTAGTGAGTATGAATCCTAAGAGAGTGGCCCAGTTGCCCGTTCACAATGAATTCACACTTCCACCACAGGAGATAATCGATCTTTTCAAGATAACATTCCTCGAGCAGCTTTATCCAAAAGACCAAGACGATGACAAATCTCCATTGAGTGACCAAATACAGATGGTGAAATCTGATCTTTACAACAGAAATTATAGTGCTGCTTTCAATAATgacttgaaaagaatagCATATTGTTGTCGTTGGTCGCCCTCAAGGGCAGCAGGTTATGCTTCAGTATTCGCACATTTTCCTGAGCTTCTGAAGATTATCAGGTGTGAGATCGAAGGTAAGGATTCAAGCGTGTTATGCATTGGAGGCGGTGCTGGCAGTGAGTTGATTGCATTAGCAAGCATATTCACTTTATCAAGAGATTTTTCGTCCAAGTTTGCCTCTGCttcgaaaatgaagaatgcAGAAAACAAAGAGTCTGGAAAACTTAACATACAATTAGTGGATATTGCTGACTGGTCCGCCATTGTTGAAAAGCTGACCACCACAATCAAATCGAAATGGTTATATGACGGCAAAGAAGCAGAATCATTCAAGGTTGACTACGTGCATAAAGACTGCTTGCAAATGTCAGAACCACAGGATCTCAAAATGTATCAAGGCCTTGATCTAATAACCCTACTTTTCACAACAAATGAACTATTCACACagaaaaaagttgaaagtatcaaatttttacaaAGGCTGAATGAGAACTGCTCCCCTGGCTGCCATCTCCTCATCTTGGAGAGTGCGGGGAGCTATTCGCACATCAGCATCAACAATAAGAAGTTCCCAATCCAATTTCTTATCGATACTGTCTTGGTAGGTAACAAAAAGGACAAAGGAACGACGGGCTCATGGTCATTGGTCTCGGAAAGCGACAGCATTTGGTACCGCATGGACCCAAAGCTCGACTATTCCATCCCGTTGGAAAACATGCGCTTCTTCTACCGTCTCTACGTCAAGAACTAACAAGATTTATAGTGGCTTACTGTCTTCTATCGATGATTTGTTTTTCGAAaagttgagaaaaaaattttcttccttcttccCAAATCCAAACCGAAAAAATATATTaagagttgaaaaattcgatTTGAAATcgaaaataaagaagggGCCACGAATCAAAGACTGACTTCGGAACTGAAGAAAGGTAGCATAAAACAAGAATGACCGTTCCCAGGAATCGACCAATGGCACCATTTGGCACCATCATCAAATCAAGGATAAAACAACCACAGTTTTACTGGTTTATAGGCCATTTTTTCACAATCTTTAATTTTATacaatttcatctttcaaTCGCGTCTAAACAAAATCAATTGTCATGCTATAGGAGGtcattattttatatatccATTACATATGCTATTGTGCTCTATcagttcttcaaaagcGACCAGTTGAAATTCAATTTTAAGCTTTTGCGACAAgagatcaaaaaattggataATTTGCAGTATTTTTCCATGCTATTCATACTTTTTATCCTATCACAGTTCAACATCATAATCAGTGGTTCCTTATACAGTCCCGttatcttttcaattttccaCTTTCTCAATTACTTCAAGGAGAACCTTTTGCCATTTCTACCTTTGATACCACTtagtttgaagaatttgttgAACTCTAAGATAACAGTATTCATTCAGAATTACAATGGTTTTTTCCTACAGATGGCtcaagtttttgaaatcatttGCGGGTTGCGTGTAGGTCTTTTCCTAGTGCCCTttaacattttcttgttattgATAAGGAGAGCAAACGTTTCGTTCGAGGTGGTCGGTACAACGTTGGCCGGTTTAACGTATATGtggttcttcaaattgCGGTACCTACAAAGTGAATCTATGAGGCAGATATTCAAACAATACGTCCTCAGATTGGATGGATACGTCAGCCGCACTTTGCCACCATCCTGTGCCCGTCTATGGAACGGCTATAAGAATTTCGTCATGGCAGTGTTTTGTAAAATACCTGTATAACAAACAAGCTCATTTTAAGTGTATCTGaattatattttgtatatACCGTCACTATAGAAAGTCAAAGGATCGAAAAGCacataaaaaaatctgTTTAACGATATTTGTATTTGGTTTTAGAGTCACCGTCacctcttttttctctcttcaGCTGTCTCTTAGATTTGGATTGTCCTCCACTAGCATTTTTTGACTGCTCATCTGTTTGAGTTTGTTGTTGAACACCAGGCATGATCATATTCTTAAGCCCGTATAGTTTGTAACCTGCGTAGATGGGACACAACAATAAACACCACCAAAATTTAAATGTTCTGAAAGTTATAACGCcaatatttccaaaaagtGATAGATAAATcagatcaaaaaaatatgatatcAAATTTGAATCGTCGTTCAAGTCTATACCTTGCTTTACCACGCGGTTACCATCATACTTAGGCTTACCGAATATTACGATAATATAAACGGCAGTGAACATAGGGAcattcaaaatcaacaatttaATCCATTGTCCAAACGTAGCCTTACGCGATATTAAGAGACGGACGAAGGCCATTCctaagaacaagaagactTGCTTGTACAGTCCCTGAATTATCTTTGTATTTGAACCAGCCTGCTTCTTTCCCGCCTTACCAGCCATTTTAGTAGTAAAAACCCTTGTATTACCatctttcctctttttgTTAAAGATATAAGTGTGAATACCCTTTTTCGATCAATagattttatcttttttttttattatgctgaaatttttcaacttaAAGGCGCAGAATGAAGATCGAGTAATTTTTTGACAATTAGTGTACGTGGATTGAACTTTGCCATCAAATGCTCACTAAGCTGCACTGTAAAGGTTCGTATAGTTGATTAGGACTGCATACCATATTTCTAGAACGATGTTCTCCTTTGtccaaagatttcaaaatgtATCAAACCAGGCCTTATCATTGGGGATTGTGATGGTTGTGTTTATCATGGCATCTTCATACTACCAACTAATCAATAATGACGCGTTCTCAATACCTAGTAATATTGATAACGTGAAAACACTAATCAATGTTAGAACAAGCAGATATTTTGGCTCACAAAGAGGCAAGGCAAAGGAAAATATGAAGATAAAATTTGACTTAAATGCCGATCTGACTCCCCTATTCAATTGGAATACAAAACAAGTATTCGTTTATTTGACTGCCGAATATAACAgtactgaaaaaattgctaGCGAGGTAACATTTTGGGATAAGAtcataaaaaacaaagaagatgCTGTGATTGATGTGAACGACTTGAGGTCTAAGTATTCTATATGGGATATTGAAGATGGCAAGTTCGATGATAAGGATCTAGCTTTCAAATTACATTGGAATGTCCAACCATGGGTTGGCTTGCTAACTTATGGTGAAACAGTAAGTAATTACACGCTTATCGtggaaaataaagaaaaagcttaAATCAACTATTCTATACCATATCTTTGTTAATTATTTACATGATTTTTGGTATATATGCAGTTGATTACACAATATGATATATGCTTCTCTAAAACTTACTGGCTGACAGTATTCTTTTAGATATTCTTAGTTCTTTGAAGTACGAGGAATGCCTTATTTCAATTTGGTCCCatttattgatattatcTCTCGGTTTCAATAAATAAtctttcataaaatatctGTAATTCGATATAAAATCACGTATCCGATCTTCTAGTGCTGTCAGATTATCAATACCATTCAGATAGCTGTCCAGCTGTCTCACTACGTTACTGTATGTGTCACTTTGTAAGTATAACCTAGGTTGGAATTTGTGCgggtatttttctttcaattccaATGTTGGCCAAGATTTATCACTCGAGTGTGTCGTATCTTGAGATAGTTTCTTTAATAGTCTAAATTTATGGATCAGGTCATAACCATGGATTAAAGTATCGTCAACGATCTTCATGCCATATGAAATGGTCCTTGGATCCTTAAATAAGGCGTCCACAACGCTATTCCACGATATATTGTCCAAGATGAagcctttttcttgtaattttttccacattaaGGGTAATTCATCGATTTTGTTCATTGCAACTAACTGATTAACCTTATATGGGAAAAGTCCCCTGAACAAACTTCTCAATTTAGTATTTGGTGTTGTGGAAGATGGtaaattttcaatgctTTCAATACGATCCATGTATTTAGCGAATAatgtttcaaaatctttccaTTGTTCAATCTGGGCTAGTAGTACCAACAATGATCTCATCATTACGAATTTGTTATTGTTAGGGACCCAGTCATgctttttgaagaaaagctCATTGTATCGATTGTATAATTCCAAAGCCCGTTGTGGGCTATCATGCTTAACAATCATCCTCATTGGCCATGCCATGACCGAAGGATGCAGCTTGTTAAATGTAACATCAAGAGTCCCATTGGCAGCATTATTCATAATGTCTTCTAccatttttatcatttcctttatgtcttcattattttgcaAGCTCTTCTTAGCGACGGCTTttaatataaaatataatattttggaatttgCCGCAACTTTATTTTGTGACATCAATCTGTACAAATCGATCACACCATCGCGATAACCTATTTTATCATATTCTTCCATTATAATCTCGAAATGGGTGGCGTCCACTTTAATCACAGGATGTTTTATCAATTGATCTATAATACTCAATGCCGTTTCAAAGTCTTGATTTAATGCGACTAAGAATCTGATCATCATTTGGTAAAATTCACTGTCAAGAGCTAGATTTAAATCTGTAATCTTGTGAAAAATCTCTTCGCACTTATTTGTATTCCGTAAACTAATATATGCCTTGATAGCTTTGTTGTACACCGAGATTAAGCCATCCCTCCAAGATAAGCTTTTTgaatgtttttcaaataatgcTATCGCCTCTGTTGTCTTGTCACTCTCAATATATACGTCCATCAATGCGGCGACACTTTTTCCAGTGTGTTGAATGTTATAGTGGTCCTCCATAAGATTGAATAATTCTTGAGCAATCAAATGGTTTGTGGATTTGGAACACATTTGTATTAGTAAGGCGAAATGACCCTCCGTAATTTCAACGCTAGAATCCTCACTTAGTCTTTTCAATACTCTAAAGGCACCATCAAGATCATTCAAACCGCGATATACCTTGAGCATTATGGTGTGGGTTGCGGTTGAAGGGGCTATGTCATATTTCTTAAATAGTTCAAAATGGCTAAAGCAGGCTGCAAAATCCCCAACTTTATAATGCGCGTATAATAAAGACTGTAAAACGACGTACGTCGGTATCATTCCTCTTCTCAAAAGTTGAGTATATAGTTTATTGACACTGTCCAATTCACCAATTCTGGCCATTGTATACATCAAAATACCGTAATGTTGTATCGAAGGCAACTTACCAATACCGAAAAGAGCATTGAATTGCTGCTGTAGTGCAACCCAATCATGCAGCTTAGAATGGGCCACTAAAAGATAATCAAATTGGTTTTGGTCGTGTTGAGCGTCAGGATATTTATAATATGTCTGTGaaaccaaagaaaacttCTGCTTGTGACAGTATGTCTTCAGAATACACGTCAGGTCAGAATCTGTTATTGGTAGATTATGTTCACATTTGTAATCCCAAACATCCTCTGTCGAGGAAAATCTTCTGACATAAGTCAATAGGAACATCAACGTAGTTGCAAATTGAGAAGCTAATGCGGGTCCCTGAGTGAGTTGGATAGCTTTAAGGTAAGATAAAAAATCGGGACGAACACCTGACTGCCTCATAAATGATAGAAAGTTCCTCAGAATTATTCTGTTTTCCATATAGTTTGTAAATTCACAATGGCCGTTGACCAATTTCATCCACTTGGCCCATTTATACACTGCTTCCTCATGCATATTCATTGCAATCATCTTCGAAAAGACCGAGTTAATCAAAGCTACAACCATTGACTTTTGCGTCAATAGGAATTGTGATATAACATCGAACATTGCTTGGTCTAACTGGATACCTCTTTGCATAATTACtaaagagagaaaaacccttttcaattcagGCAGTGAGACATCCTGCCTTAACAGCCTTCGAGAGCCGATAGTAGTATAAAGGAAGTTTTGTGCAATTTTTATCACATTTCCATAGGCTTGATGTCGATAAAGGTACTTTATAAGATACTGTCGCTCAAAAGTTGTGGTAGCAGAGCTTGTTGTTATTGCCGTTGTTGCCCTCTTAGTTAACGCAAAACTAGCTGACTTCGGAGGAATGGTCCTCCGCGCCATAAAGAATGAGACCAGACTTTTCTCATCCTGCGAGCACAAAGGTGAGGTCGATTTATCTCGAAACAGCCTTCTTATATGATCGGGCACGCCAGTACTCCATACACCCTTCTTATAATTGTAAGTTTTCAGTACGGCCGGGGCACACCTTTTCATAATGGCCAAAAAGCTTTGTCTACTATGCTTCAATGCCCTTACCTAATCGTAAATCCGAAGCTTCTTATACTATCGCAGCCTCCTCCCTGGATGTCACAGCTGTCTTACTGTCGTCTAGCAATCCGAGCCTTTACTTACACTGTAAGATTTTTGTTTCGCTATTGGCCCGAAACAttactttttcatcaaacaatgaaaaatttcaataccAACCTCATCGCAAAAGTAATAAGGAATACTTATAGGCTGGTGGTACAACGAAGTGGTCGATTAAGGATTCAAAGATAATCAATATGGGTACAGCTAAGCAAAGccaaaatagaaaaaagttTACGAGGGAGTATAAGGTTAAGGAGATCCAGAGGAGTATTACAAAGAAGACTAGgttaagaaaagaatatctcAAAGCTCTAAAGGATGAGGGGTATACGGTACCGGAAAAGGAACCTAGAACTGGGGCAAAAGAATCTGTCAGAAAGATTAAGGAAGCCAGGGCAATggaaggcaaaaaaaaactagacgagaaaaaagagatcaagagacaaagaaagaaaatggtaagGGATGAGGCAAACAACCAAAGGAATGAGCAGTTAGAGAGAATTAGAGTATCCAAGGA
This genomic window from Saccharomyces kudriavzevii IFO 1802 strain IFO1802 genome assembly, chromosome: 12 contains:
- the PER33 gene encoding Per33p (similar to Saccharomyces cerevisiae PER33 (YLR064W); ancestral locus Anc_8.26) — translated: MTVPRNRPMAPFGTIIKSRIKQPQFYWFIGHFFTIFNFIQFHLSIASKQNQLSCYRRSLFYISITYAIVLYQFFKSDQLKFNFKLLRQEIKKLDNLQYFSMLFILFILSQFNIIISGSLYSPVIFSIFHFLNYFKENLLPFLPLIPLSLKNLLNSKITVFIQNYNGFFLQMAQVFEIICGLRVGLFLVPFNIFLLLIRRANVSFEVVGTTLAGLTYMWFFKLRYLQSESMRQIFKQYVLRLDGYVSRTLPPSCARLWNGYKNFVMAVFCKIPV
- the RPL22A gene encoding 60S ribosomal protein eL22 (similar to Saccharomyces cerevisiae RPL22B (YFL034C-A) and RPL22A (YLR061W); ancestral locus Anc_8.31), with amino-acid sequence MAPNTSRKQKIAKTFTVDVSSPTENGVFDPASYAKYLIDHIKVEGAVGNLGNAVTVTEDGTVVTVVSTAKFSGKYLKYLTKKYLKKNQLRDWIRFVSIKTNEYRLAFYQVTPEEEDEEEDEE
- the SND2 gene encoding Snd2p (similar to Saccharomyces cerevisiae ENV10 (YLR065C); ancestral locus Anc_8.24) gives rise to the protein MAGKAGKKQAGSNTKIIQGLYKQVFLFLGMAFVRLLISRKATFGQWIKLLILNVPMFTAVYIIVIFGKPKYDGNRVVKQGIDLNDDSNLISYFFDLIYLSLFGNIGVITFRTFKFWWCLLLCPIYAGYKLYGLKNMIMPGVQQQTQTDEQSKNASGGQSKSKRQLKREKRGDGDSKTKYKYR
- the REX2 gene encoding Rex2p (similar to Saccharomyces cerevisiae REX2 (YLR059C); ancestral locus Anc_8.35), translated to MNWLLFPIRRVLHTRSSFLSLYRRSVSQYLRPRTVQNLQLMAKTPELNTKLFKPLVWIDCEMTGLDHMNDRIIEICCIITDGHLTPVRAPDGQGQSHYESVIHCGPEVMNKMNQWCIEHHGESGLTAKVLATDKTLAQVEAELLEYIQRYIPDKNVGVLAGNSVHMDRLFMVREFPKVIDHLFYRIVDVSSIMEVARRHNPALQARNPKKEAAHTAYSDIKESIAQLQWYMDNYLKPPQETESVESTGSQQPESPASSTSSLKRPRTDFSK
- the FRS1 gene encoding phenylalanine--tRNA ligase subunit beta (similar to Saccharomyces cerevisiae FRS1 (YLR060W); ancestral locus Anc_8.33) yields the protein MPTISVNKQQLFELLGKNYTSQEFDELCFEFGMEMDEDTTEEALKTGEEPELKLDISANRYDLLCIEGISQSLNEYLEREERPDYKLSKPTTQLIIDKSTEQVRPFATAAVLRNIKLNEKSYASFIALQDKLHANLCRNRSLVAMGTHDLDSIEGPFHYRALPPKDIKFVPLNQSQEFTGDQLIEFYKSPEQKNNIGKYVHIIENSPVFPVIMDSKDRICSLPPLINSEHSKISVDTRNILIDITATDKTKAEIVLNILTTMFSRYCDESFTVEPIEIVSEHNGQSRVAPNFNDRIMDVSIKYINSCLGLEQSADEIIHCLKKMSLHAVQSKGDKDTLHVDIPVTRPDILHACDIMEDAAVGYGFNNLPKGDKLSNANFIAKPLPINKVSDIFRIASSQATWVEVLPLTLCSHDENFKYLRQPDNNDLAVKLANPKTLEYQVVRTTLLPGILKTVKENRKHSLPIKVFETGDVVFKNEKLERKAYNERHWAAIYVGKNSGFEIIQGLLGKIMQTFRTEWIADYGADASGRGYWIEEDDSVKTYFPGRGAKVMFRSKEGAKPKQIGHLGVLHPEVMMNFDVPFAASFVEINAEVFL
- the BMT6 gene encoding 25S rRNA (uracil2843-N3)-methyltransferase (similar to Saccharomyces cerevisiae YLR063W; ancestral locus Anc_8.30); this encodes MNPKRVAQLPVHNEFTLPPQEIIDLFKITFLEQLYPKDQDDDKSPLSDQIQMVKSDLYNRNYSAAFNNDLKRIAYCCRWSPSRAAGYASVFAHFPELLKIIRCEIEGKDSSVLCIGGGAGSELIALASIFTLSRDFSSKFASASKMKNAENKESGKLNIQLVDIADWSAIVEKLTTTIKSKWLYDGKEAESFKVDYVHKDCLQMSEPQDLKMYQGLDLITLLFTTNELFTQKKVESIKFLQRLNENCSPGCHLLILESAGSYSHISINNKKFPIQFLIDTVLVGNKKDKGTTGSWSLVSESDSIWYRMDPKLDYSIPLENMRFFYRLYVKN
- the SHM2 gene encoding glycine hydroxymethyltransferase SHM2 (similar to Saccharomyces cerevisiae SHM2 (YLR058C); ancestral locus Anc_8.38); protein product: MPYTLSDAHHKLITSHLIDTDPEVDSIIKDEVERQKHSIDLIASENFTSTSVFDALGTPLSNKYSEGYPGARYYGGNEHIDRMEILCQQRALNAFHVTPDKWGVNVQTLSGSPANLQVYQAIMKPHERLMGLYLPDGGHLSHGYATENRKISAVSTYFESFPYRVNPETGIIDYDTLEKNAILYRPKVLVAGTSAYCRLIDYKRMREIADKCGAYLMVDMAHISGLIAAGVIPSPFEYADIVTTTTHKSLRGPRGAMIFFRRGVRSVNPKTGKEVVYDLENPINFSVFPGHQGGPHNHTIAALATALKQAATPEFKEYQTQVLKNAKALESEFKNLDYRLVSNGTDSHMVLVSLREKGVDGARVEYICEKINIALNKNSIPGDKSALVPGGVRIGAPAMTTRGMGEEDFHRIVQYINKAVDFARQIQQSLPKDACRLKDFKAKVDEGSDVLDTWKKEIYDWAGEYPLAV